A segment of the Patescibacteria group bacterium genome:
GTTAGAAGCTGAGCTAATGCAAAATGATGTGATGCAAGAAGGCAAACTTAAGTCTAGGAATTTAATAAATATAGATGAAAAAGAAGTTGAGTTAATCCAAAAAAGTTACAAGCATTTTGCAAACGCACCCCTTTATTTTGTTATTGCACTCTTAGTAATCTCCCTAATTATATTTTTACTTGTTCCACAGCTTAAAAATAAACTTCTAACATTGGGTGCTTTTTGGTCGTTTTCTGGTTTAATTGCGTTGATCAGCGTACCAATTGCTAGGACTTTAACTCCAACTTTTTTGCAAAAAATTCTTGAATCTTCAGACTTTGAGAGCCCACAGTTGTTGTTGGAAGTAATAAATAAACCTCTAACATTAGCCATCAATGCTATTACTACTCACCTACTATTGTTTGGCGGTATTATATTAATTCTCGGAATAGCGTTGCTTGTTGGAGGCTTTGTTGTTAAATCTTCGGAGAAACAAACTACCACGTAATTGGTTCAAGTTTAAACTGCTATCCCTCATTAGATTAGAATTTTATATATAATTATAGTTGAATAGCGCCTAAAATACTGTAGAATAAACTGACAGCAATTAAAACCATTCTTATTTTTAGGACAAATAAGCTTGAATAAAAAAGGAAGAAAGGGAAATGAGAAAGATTAAACGGTCAAAAAGGAAAAGCATTGGTCTTGATGCTTTAGAAAAGGAGCAGGCCCAACTCGTACAAATAGTTGGTTACCTGGGTGCTACTTGGATTATAAGCGTTGACGGCGGCCCTCCTGTAAATGATCGTACTGGAAAAGAAGTTAGCAATTTCGAACCAGTTACAGGTGATTATTACTTTATGCTTAATGGTGTTCTCTGGTGTAGTGCACGTCCTTACGATAAACCAACTTAAACTGGTAAGGCTGCCAACTTCGGGTTTGCCTGTGAAAATAAACATTACGTTAAAAAGGGCATTGATTTGCATTATTTCTTAGTTGTTAGGAGGCAAATCATGCCCTCTTTCTTTTCTATAAACCTAGGAAAAGACAACTAGATATGCAGTGGTAAAGTGTTTAAACTTAAACTTACTTGTAGTGTATTATTGAACTATGTACAAGACTGTAATTTTTGATTTTGATGGAACAATTGCAGATACCTTTTCAATTTTTTGCAACACGCTGAGAAAACTTAGTGAAGATTTTGGACAAAAAGAATTAACTGAAGAAGATATAAAAGCGTACCGAGCGAAAGGTGCAAAGGCGCTAATTAAGGATTTTAAAATTTTGCCGTGGCGAATACCCTTTTTGATAAAGAAGGGTCAAGTTTTGTTTCAAGAGAAAATCCAAGAAGCAGAACCGTTTCCCCAAATTCCAGAGATTCTTTACAAACTGGCTGAAAGCAATAATAAGCTTGGGGTTTTAACTACAAATTCAAGGAAGAATGTCCAAATTTTTCTCAAAAAGCATAATTTGGAAGTATTTGCTTTTATTGTATCTGTTCCCAGCCTCTTTAGTAAAAGCAGAACAATAAGAAGTACTTTTAAAAAGTATAATCTTAAGTGCAAGGAAGTTATTTATGTTGGAGATGAATTACGAGATATTGAAAATGCAAAAAAAGCAGGTGTTGATGTAGTAGCTGTAACTTGGGGGTACAATAATAAAGAGCTTCTTGTTCGAGGCAATCCCGATTTTATTATTGAAAAACCAAAAGAGCTGTTAAATATACTTCAAGATTAAATTTAGTTTAAACTAGACCCGACTTTTAATAAACTGTAAAATTACATAAGCCCCAAAAATAATTCCCACTAAGTTTAGAGATAAATTTACAGTTGCATTTAGTAGCACTTCCCTACTTTGATCAGCAACAGCAATTCCCATAATTGCCATTGGCGGGACCAAAGCAACAGAAACAGCAACCCCCGTTAGTTTCTCGGAAACACCAGGCCAAAAAAGACTCAGTGCCGCAGCAGAACCTGCAATTGTTGCCACAAGGAAATAAGAAAGGGGGTTTTGTCCCAAATTTGTTATAAAGTCAATTCCTTGTGTATCAACCCCTAAAACGTACGACAACGCCACACAAAAAACAAAACCAATTATTAGTTCCAAAAATAAGCTCCAGAGGCTGCTAAAGAAGCCTTCTTTATCTTTCCAAACAACAGCTGCCGGTAAAACCAAAATAGAATAAATTAAGGGGGCAATAATCATTGCACTAGAGTTTATAGAAAGGCCTAAAATACAAATGGATAAGCCCGCGAGGGACAGAAAGGCAAAATCAAAATCAAGTTTAGATTTTTCAAACAATTCTTGGTAAGAATTTTCTATTTTTATCTTTCTAACTATTTCAAAATTATCCCAAAACATTTTGTTAAGAATTAAATTAAATGCTTAATACTAAGACCAAAACTAGACAAAGCTATTTATCTGAAATTTATATTAGCAAGAAAAATATACAAAAATCCAGACCCTTAATTGGTGAGTATTGATAAGAAATTTTAACAAATTTTGATTTGTTTAGTAATTTATTTTGGTATAAAATATTGGGTGCCCGTGAAATTTTCTAAATCAGCTCTCTTCAAAAACAAAAAAAATTTTCCTAGTAATTCCTGTTTTTTTATTCTTTTCGGGGTTGGCGTTTTTTAAATTTAAATCTAACAAAAACAGTGAGAACCGATCGGAAAATTCTACAACCGTTGATATTAATTTGACAGATAATAAAGAAGATTCGGACTCTTTCTCACCAATACCCTTTGCAGAATTAACAATTCCCTATTTACGCCAACGCAAGTATGAAAGTGAACTTACAAGTTTGGAAGAAGTTTCACAAGATAGTAGTTACATTACGTATATAACTAGCTATGATTCTGATCAATTGAGGATAAACGCTTTATTAACCAAACCCACAGGCAGAGAGCCGGAAGAGGGGTGGCCGGCTATTGTTTTCATTCACGGTTATATTCCGCCTAGCCAATACCAAACTGGGGAGAGATACAGTGACTATGTGGATTACTTAGCAAGAAATAATTTCGTAGTGTTTAAAATTGATTTGCGGGGTCACGGAGCTTCCGAAGGTGAACCCAGTAGTGCTTATTACTCTTCTGACTATGTCATAGATACATTAAATGCTTATGCAGCATTGCAAAACTTGGATTTTGTAAATCCAAATCAAATTGGATTATGGGGTCACAGTATGGGTGGAAACATTATCTTACGCAGTTTAGTAGTAAAACCAGATATTCCAGTAGCAGTTATTTGGGCTGGATCTGTTTTTACATACCAAGATTTTATTGATTATGGTATTGATGATGATTCTTACCAACCCCCAAGTCCAACTGCTCCCCGACGTCAATATCGCCAAGATTTATTTGATACCTATGGTAGTTTTAGTTTAGATAGTAATTTTTGGAGTTAGGTATCACCGGTTAATTATTTAACAGATATCAAAGCTTCAATCCAACTTCATCACGCTACTAACGATACCGTAGTTGGAGCTGAGTATAGCAAAAACATTAGAAACTATTTGGAGCACGCAGGGGTCCCCGTTGAGCTTTACGAATACCCGCAAGGTGGGCACAATATAAGTAGTACAGATTTTCCGATTGCTATGCAAAGAACAGTAGAGTTTTTCAAACAACAATTCAATTAGGAATCTTTTCCCAGCAAGTTCTTAGTCTAAATTTCAAACAAATGCCTGATATTGATCATCTCATAAAATTGAGGTTTTGGTTAATTTAGTTTATAATCAAGGCGTCCATAGGTTTGTTATGCGAGTGCAGGTAAATTGGTAAGGAGGTAAGGGAAAATGAGAAAGCTAGATTTTTCCGGTGGACATCTGCATGTGAAAAGGGGAAGCTTGACACTTCCTTCTATTATTGGGAGCCTGCTCATCGGAACGCCTATATCCGTGTGGATAGGCAATAAGATGTTTGAATCGCTAGTGAGATTGCAAATTTCCGGAGTCTTTACTAAAGACGAGAGGAAAGCCATGTTTTTCACTGGTGTTATTCAAACAAACGGTAATGAACAAGAAATTTACGGTAAGCTGGATACACTAAGGAGAAAGGGGTGGCTCAAAGAAGGTACGGTTCAGATTGAACAACTCAACATATAAGGCCATTAAAAAGCGGGGCAGGAACTCCACTAAGCAAATCTTTGGGGTTTCACCTCGCTTTACCATTTTATGAAAAAGCCCTGAGGCTTTTGAACAGCGCTCAGGGCTTAGAGGTCAATTTATCAGGTGCCTACTGAAGTTGGATCTCGTATTCATGTCGATGTATAGGGCAATGCGCTCCAAGCAAAAAGCCGTGCGAGCTAAGACGAGGAACTAGCAAACTGCTACACCCTCTTATTTGACAGCGTGGGGCCTGCCCTTTTCGAGTAAAGATAATGGAAAAGTTGCAATCGCTTGCGGTACACCGATAACCAAGAATTTCTCCCTGTTTAATATGCGTACCATCAAGCAATGTCTCATTCCTTTTGGCAAAGGTATAGAAGACGGGCTTATTGCATTTAGGACAGGTTGGCCGCTCCCCGTCAACTCTGCAAGCAATGACTTTCCCACAGTCTGAGCATCTATACCCAATTATTTCTCCCTTTCCAACTCCCAATTTGTACCTAGCACTAAAGGTCCCATTAGGAAAAACAGAAATCGAAAATTTTGCAATATAAGGCTCTAACCCAACTTCACAACAGGGAGAGGTAGGCTGCTCACCATTTCTATTGCAAATTCCCCTTAAATCGCAGGTACTGCAAATGTTCCCACCTTCTTCGTAGTACTCAAGACAAACTAAACAAGACACAATCCTTACTCCTTTTCTCTGTTGTTAGCTTTTTGATATCTGGTTGTTGGAACAGCAAACAGTAAAAGGCTAAGAACGTGTCTACCAAATCAATTTGAGGTGCATTTTTGTGTCTCCTTTCTTTACCTAGCTTTATAGTCTTTCTACTTTCAGTGGAGATTAAGAATAGCTTGTGGGTACAATATCTGTCAAGAGCTAGAAGTCAAAATCACTTTCGGAAAAAGTTTCTGTACTGTAGGTATAAATTTCCGTTTCCGGGTCTTTCCAGGCGTCTTTATAAAGTCCTGCCTTACTAGCACAAAGTTGGCA
Coding sequences within it:
- a CDS encoding HAD-IA family hydrolase; its protein translation is MYKTVIFDFDGTIADTFSIFCNTLRKLSEDFGQKELTEEDIKAYRAKGAKALIKDFKILPWRIPFLIKKGQVLFQEKIQEAEPFPQIPEILYKLAESNNKLGVLTTNSRKNVQIFLKKHNLEVFAFIVSVPSLFSKSRTIRSTFKKYNLKCKEVIYVGDELRDIENAKKAGVDVVAVTWGYNNKELLVRGNPDFIIEKPKELLNILQD
- a CDS encoding DUF389 domain-containing protein; the encoded protein is MFWDNFEIVRKIKIENSYQELFEKSKLDFDFAFLSLAGLSICILGLSINSSAMIIAPLIYSILVLPAAVVWKDKEGFFSSLWSLFLELIIGFVFCVALSYVLGVDTQGIDFITNLGQNPLSYFLVATIAGSAAALSLFWPGVSEKLTGVAVSVALVPPMAIMGIAVADQSREVLLNATVNLSLNLVGIIFGAYVILQFIKSRV
- a CDS encoding alpha/beta fold hydrolase: MTDNKEDSDSFSPIPFAELTIPYLRQRKYESELTSLEEVSQDSSYITYITSYDSDQLRINALLTKPTGREPEEGWPAIVFIHGYIPPSQYQTGERYSDYVDYLARNNFVVFKIDLRGHGASEGEPSSAYYSSDYVIDTLNAYAALQNLDFVNPNQIGLWGHSMGGNIILRSLVVKPDIPVAVIWAGSVFTYQDFIDYGIDDDSYQPPSPTAPRRQYRQDLFDTYGSFSLDSNFWS